Proteins from one Hyperolius riggenbachi isolate aHypRig1 chromosome 4, aHypRig1.pri, whole genome shotgun sequence genomic window:
- the LOC137504799 gene encoding putative nuclease HARBI1: METGHYSAQLVKMEPYASWLSEARAVDRMSRYNLRRRRIPRLIRERIDVALLSDRELLRLTRLNRAAFDELYARLETYLRPLTSRSHAVSGQTKLFACLQFLANGSFQRLGGFACGVSQSTMSRIISQFLIGMRRISRELIHFPRSPAEWDAVKVAFYHLAQMPNVIGAIDCTHVALVPPSADEYMYRNRKLGHSLNVQVVCGPDMEIFSVVAKFPGSCHDAHILRESALFNFFHAFYREGGWLLGDAGYPCLPWLLTPLGHPSNNAEEAYNRAHVRTRSVIERCFGHLKTRFRCIDNSGGALLYKPQKVIDIIVACCVVHNICIKQNLPGYRLPHTPLSVQSDDFEDEEPDEEEEPDEAGNVVRGRVIVEFFE; the protein is encoded by the exons atggagacaggaCATTATTCAGCtcaattagtgaag ATGGAGCCTTATGCTAGTTGGTTGAGCGAGGCTCGGGCTGTTGACCGCATGAGCCGCTATAATCTGCGCAGGAGACGGATTCCACGTCTCATCCGGGAACGCATTGATGTTGCGTTGCTTTCAGACAGAGAACTGCTGAGGCTGACAAGGCTGAACAGGGCAGCCTTTGATGAGCTGTATGCTCGTTTGGAGACCTATCTCAGGCCATTAACATCTCGAAGTCATGCTGTGAGTGGGCAAACTAAGTTGTTTGCCTGCCTGCAGTTCCTGGCCAATGGGAGCTTTCAACGGCTGGGTGGCTTTGCCTGTGGGGTGTCCCAGTCCACCATGAGCAGGATTATATCCCAGTTCCTGATAGGCATGCGGCGGATAAGCCGAGAGTTGATCCACTTTCCTCGGTCCCCTGCCGAATGGGATGCAGTCAAAGTGGCATTTTACCATCTTGCCCAAATGCCCAATGTCATCGGGGCCATTGACTGCACCCATGTTGCACTTGTTCCTCCAAGTGCTGATGAATACATGTATCGGAACCGGAAGCTTGGCCATTCGTTGAATGTCCAAGTAGTGTGTGGCCCTGACATGGAAATATTCTCTGTTGTCGCTAAATTCCCTGGTTCGTGTCATGATGCCCATATTTTGCGTGAATCtgccctttttaatttttttcatgcgttttatcgTGAAGGCGGCTGGTTGCTTG GTGATGCAGGATATCCTTGCCTGCCCTGGCTTCTGACACCTCTTGGCCATCCAAGCAATAATGCGGAAGAGGCCTATAACAGAGCACATGTGCGTACCAGATCTGTTATAGAGCGTTGTTTTGGGCACTTGAAAACGCGTTTCCGCTGCATTGACAACAGTGGAGGTGCGTTGTTATACAAACCACAGAAGGTCATTGACATTATAGTGGCCTGCTGTGTGGtacataacatttgcattaagCAAAACCTCCCTGGCTACAGGCTTCCACACACACCCTTATCAGTGCAATCCGATGACTTTGAGGACGAGGAgccagatgaggaggaggagccagaTGAGGCTGGCAATGTAGTGCGTGGAAGAGTAATTGTAGAATTttttgagtga